From Streptomyces sp. NBC_01460, a single genomic window includes:
- the mce gene encoding methylmalonyl-CoA epimerase: MLTRIDHIGIACFDLDRTVEFYRATYGFEVHHSEINEEQGVREAMLKINDTSDGGASYLQLLEPTREDSAVGKWLAKNGEGVHHIAFGTADVDGDAADIRGKGVRVLYDEPRTGSMGSRITFLHPKDCHGVLTELVTSATEH, translated from the coding sequence ATGCTGACGCGAATCGACCACATCGGAATCGCCTGCTTCGACCTCGACAGGACGGTGGAGTTCTACCGCGCGACCTACGGCTTCGAGGTGCACCACTCCGAGATCAACGAGGAGCAGGGTGTCCGCGAGGCCATGCTGAAGATCAACGACACCTCGGACGGCGGGGCTTCCTACCTCCAGCTGCTGGAGCCGACCCGTGAGGACTCGGCTGTCGGGAAGTGGCTGGCGAAGAACGGGGAGGGGGTGCACCACATCGCCTTCGGGACCGCGGACGTCGACGGGGACGCCGCGGACATCCGCGGGAAGGGCGTCCGGGTGCTGTACGACGAGCCCAGGACCGGGTCCATGGGCTCCCGGATCACGTTCCTCCATCCCAAGGACTGCCACGGCGTGCTGACCGAACTGGTCACCTCGGCGACGGAGCACTGA
- a CDS encoding acetyl-CoA C-acetyltransferase — MSGTTGTTSVIVAGARTPMGRLLGSLKSFSGADLGGFAIKAALDRAGIGGDQVEYVIMGQVLQAGAGQIPARQAAVKAGIPLNVPALTVNKVCLSGLDAIALADQLIRAGEFDVVVAGGQESMTNAPHLLPKSREGYKYGAVEVLDSMAYDGLTDAYENIPMGESTEKHNTRLGLARADQDEIGALSHQRAAAAQKNGIFEAEITPVEIPQRKGDPVLFSKDEGIRPETTAESLGKLRPAFTKDGTITAGTSSQISDGAAAVVVMSKAKAEELGLDWIAEIGAHGNVAGPDNSLQSQPSNAIRHALKKEGIGVEDLDLIEINEAFAAVAVQSMKDLGVTSDKVNVNGGAIALGHPIGMSGARVVLHLALELKRRGGGTGAAALCGGGGQGDALIIRVPGK; from the coding sequence ATGTCAGGAACGACCGGAACCACCTCAGTGATCGTCGCGGGCGCCCGTACGCCCATGGGCCGTCTCCTGGGCTCGCTGAAGAGCTTCTCCGGGGCCGACCTCGGGGGCTTCGCCATCAAGGCGGCGCTGGACCGGGCCGGGATCGGCGGCGACCAGGTCGAGTACGTGATCATGGGCCAGGTGCTCCAGGCCGGGGCGGGGCAGATCCCGGCGCGCCAGGCGGCGGTCAAGGCCGGAATCCCGCTGAACGTCCCCGCGCTCACCGTCAACAAGGTCTGCCTCTCGGGGCTCGACGCGATCGCCCTGGCGGACCAGCTGATCCGCGCCGGCGAGTTCGACGTCGTCGTGGCCGGCGGCCAGGAGTCCATGACCAACGCCCCGCACCTGCTCCCGAAGTCCCGCGAGGGATACAAGTACGGTGCGGTCGAGGTGCTCGACTCGATGGCGTACGACGGCCTGACGGACGCCTACGAGAACATCCCGATGGGCGAGTCCACCGAGAAGCACAACACCCGCCTGGGCCTGGCCCGCGCCGACCAGGACGAGATCGGCGCCCTGTCCCACCAGCGCGCCGCCGCCGCACAGAAGAACGGCATCTTCGAGGCCGAGATCACCCCGGTCGAGATCCCGCAGCGCAAGGGTGACCCGGTCCTCTTCTCCAAGGACGAGGGCATCCGCCCGGAGACGACCGCGGAGTCCCTCGGGAAGCTGCGCCCGGCCTTCACCAAGGACGGCACGATCACGGCGGGGACCTCCTCGCAGATCTCCGACGGCGCCGCCGCCGTCGTCGTCATGAGCAAGGCCAAGGCCGAGGAGCTGGGCCTGGACTGGATCGCCGAGATCGGCGCCCACGGCAACGTGGCGGGCCCGGACAACTCGCTCCAGTCGCAGCCGTCCAACGCCATCCGGCACGCCCTGAAGAAGGAGGGCATCGGCGTCGAGGACCTCGACCTCATCGAGATCAACGAGGCGTTCGCGGCCGTCGCGGTCCAGTCGATGAAGGACCTCGGCGTCACCTCCGACAAGGTGAACGTGAACGGCGGCGCGATCGCGCTCGGCCACCCCATCGGCATGTCCGGCGCCCGCGTGGTGCTGCACCTGGCGCTGGAGCTGAAGCGGCGCGGAGGCGGCACCGGAGCGGCGGCCCTGTGCGGCGGCGGCGGTCAGGGCGACGCGTTGATCATCCGCGTACCGGGCAAGTAG
- the meaB gene encoding methylmalonyl Co-A mutase-associated GTPase MeaB: MKVDVPTLVEQAREGRPRAVARLISLVEGASPQLREVMAALAPLAGHAYVVGLTGSPGVGKSTSTSALVSAYRTAGKRVGVLAVDPSSPFSGGALLGDRVRMSEHASDPGVYIRSMATRGHLGGLAWSAPQAIRVLDAAGCDVILVETVGVGQSEVEIASQADTSVVLLAPGMGDGIQAAKAGILEIGDVYVVNKADRDGADATARELNHMLGLGESRGPGDWRPPIVKTVAARGEGIDEVVEALEKHRAWMEEHGVLAERRTARAAREVETIAVTALRERIADLHGDRRLDALAERIVAGGLDPYAAADELVAGLTGGN, encoded by the coding sequence GTGAAGGTGGACGTCCCCACCCTGGTCGAGCAGGCGCGGGAGGGCAGGCCGCGTGCGGTGGCCCGGCTCATCTCCCTGGTGGAGGGTGCCTCGCCGCAGCTGCGCGAGGTGATGGCCGCCCTGGCACCCCTCGCGGGTCACGCCTACGTCGTCGGCCTGACCGGATCGCCGGGTGTCGGCAAGTCCACCTCGACCTCGGCGCTGGTCTCCGCCTACCGCACGGCCGGCAAGCGGGTCGGGGTCCTGGCCGTCGACCCGTCGTCGCCGTTCTCCGGGGGCGCGCTCCTCGGTGACCGGGTCCGGATGTCGGAGCACGCCTCCGACCCCGGCGTCTACATCCGCTCGATGGCCACGCGCGGCCATCTGGGCGGGCTGGCCTGGTCGGCGCCACAGGCGATCCGGGTGCTGGACGCGGCGGGCTGCGACGTGATCCTCGTGGAGACGGTGGGGGTCGGCCAGTCGGAGGTGGAGATCGCCTCCCAGGCCGACACCTCCGTCGTCCTCCTCGCCCCCGGCATGGGAGACGGCATTCAGGCGGCCAAGGCCGGAATCCTGGAGATCGGCGACGTCTACGTCGTGAACAAGGCCGACCGGGACGGTGCGGACGCCACCGCCCGCGAGCTCAACCACATGCTGGGCCTGGGGGAGTCCCGGGGTCCCGGCGACTGGCGGCCGCCGATCGTGAAGACGGTCGCCGCCCGGGGCGAGGGCATCGACGAGGTCGTCGAGGCCCTGGAGAAGCACCGGGCGTGGATGGAGGAGCACGGCGTGCTGGCCGAGCGGCGCACGGCGCGTGCGGCCCGCGAGGTCGAGACGATCGCCGTCACCGCGCTCCGCGAACGGATCGCCGATCTGCACGGCGACCGCCGGCTGGACGCCCTCGCGGAACGGATCGTGGCCGGAGGCCTCGACCCGTACGCGGCGGCGGACGAGCTGGTCGCGGGGCTCACGGGCGGGAACTGA
- a CDS encoding PepSY domain-containing protein, with protein MKRKIAIATLTAAVLVGGGLVTTAAFADSDSGSRDDRTATADRAADGTKEQRTGRTTVDEAVGAALKAVPGTVTEAELDDDDDSRTVWELDVYGSDKVWHDVTVDAGDGTVLSDREDDDNDDRDRHAPRSAAVSLDAAVKAALGAQPGTVTSVDLDDNDDDDDDGKRGAPRWDVDVAGKGGQEHELHVDATSGKVTVDRDDDGADDDD; from the coding sequence ATGAAGCGCAAGATCGCCATCGCCACCCTCACCGCGGCCGTACTGGTCGGCGGCGGACTCGTCACGACCGCCGCGTTCGCGGACTCCGACAGCGGAAGCAGGGACGACCGGACGGCCACCGCGGACCGGGCGGCGGACGGCACCAAGGAGCAGCGGACCGGGCGCACCACCGTCGACGAGGCCGTCGGCGCCGCCCTGAAGGCCGTCCCCGGCACGGTCACCGAGGCCGAGCTGGACGATGACGACGACTCCCGTACGGTCTGGGAGCTCGACGTGTACGGCTCGGACAAGGTCTGGCACGACGTGACCGTCGACGCGGGCGACGGCACGGTGCTGTCCGACCGCGAGGACGACGACAACGACGACCGCGACCGCCACGCGCCCCGCTCGGCGGCCGTGTCCCTGGACGCCGCGGTGAAGGCGGCGCTCGGCGCGCAGCCCGGCACGGTGACGTCGGTGGACCTGGACGACAACGACGACGATGACGACGACGGCAAGCGCGGTGCGCCGCGCTGGGACGTCGACGTCGCGGGCAAGGGCGGCCAGGAGCACGAGCTGCACGTGGATGCCACGAGCGGCAAGGTCACCGTGGACCGGGACGACGACGGTGCCGACGACGACGACTGA
- a CDS encoding response regulator transcription factor gives MRLLIVEDEKRLATSLARGLTAEGFAVDVVHDGLEGLHLAGQGVHDLVVLDIMLPGMNGYRICAALRAAGHETPILMLTAKDGEYDEAEGLDTGADDYLTKPFSYVVLVARIRALLRRRGGSASPVLTAGALRMDTAARRVRLGEDEVVLTAKEFAVLEQLVLRAGEVVSKADILEHVWDFAYDGDPNIVEVYVSTLRRKLGAASIRTVRGAGYRLETS, from the coding sequence ATGCGCCTGTTGATCGTGGAGGACGAGAAGCGGCTCGCGACGTCCCTCGCGAGGGGACTCACCGCCGAGGGCTTCGCCGTCGACGTCGTGCACGACGGCCTGGAGGGCCTGCACCTGGCCGGTCAGGGCGTCCACGACCTCGTCGTCCTGGACATCATGCTGCCCGGGATGAACGGCTACCGGATCTGCGCCGCCCTGCGCGCCGCCGGGCACGAGACGCCGATCCTGATGCTGACCGCCAAGGACGGGGAGTACGACGAGGCGGAGGGCCTCGACACGGGCGCCGACGACTACCTGACCAAGCCGTTCTCGTACGTGGTGCTCGTCGCCCGGATCCGGGCCCTGCTGCGCCGTCGCGGCGGCTCCGCCTCCCCGGTGCTCACCGCCGGCGCGCTGCGGATGGACACCGCGGCCCGCAGGGTCCGCCTGGGTGAGGACGAAGTCGTCCTCACCGCCAAGGAGTTCGCCGTCCTGGAGCAGCTCGTGCTGCGGGCGGGCGAGGTGGTCAGCAAGGCGGACATCCTGGAGCACGTCTGGGACTTCGCCTACGACGGCGACCCGAACATCGTCGAGGTCTACGTCAGCACCCTGCGCCGCAAGCTCGGCGCCGCGTCGATCCGTACGGTACGGGGCGCGGGCTACCGGCTGGAGACCTCGTGA
- a CDS encoding sensor histidine kinase: MRSVRARAALGATLVVAVALTVAGLAVLLVLRGNLTDRAGLEAEVTAREVAGELALGKAYAELEASDDDSHPVQVTDEEGRVVAVSKDLEAISGTGASQVVPASPAPVPSPGDEDDDDDDDGTAPPRSEVSSDPPDFTNGTATVDGETADYRFATVEVTTQKDVTLTVHAGAPLAAEQEAVNTVRTSMLAGLPVMLLVVAGVTWLVTRRALRPVEGIRRELAAITASEDLGRRVPEPDSRDEIARLARTTNETLTVLEGSVDRQRRFVADASHELRSPIASLRTQLEVGAAHPELLDVPGAVADTVRLQVLAADLLLLARLDAGERPGRTAVDLGALVREEVSQRAADRIPPEVSVTDAELLEVGGSRGQLARVVGNLLDNAERHAERSVAVSVRADRGDVLVEVTDDGAGVPEAERARIFERFVRLDDARSRDDGGAGLGLAIARDVASRHGGTLTVGTAPGGGARFSLRLPGRPGARAAGDG, encoded by the coding sequence GTGAGGTCCGTGCGCGCCAGGGCGGCCCTGGGCGCCACGCTGGTCGTCGCCGTCGCCCTGACCGTCGCGGGGCTGGCCGTACTGCTGGTGCTGCGCGGCAACCTGACGGACCGGGCCGGCCTGGAGGCCGAGGTGACCGCGCGGGAGGTGGCGGGGGAGCTGGCCCTTGGCAAGGCGTACGCGGAGCTGGAGGCGAGCGACGACGACAGCCACCCCGTCCAGGTGACCGACGAGGAGGGGCGCGTGGTGGCCGTCTCCAAGGACCTGGAGGCGATCTCGGGGACGGGCGCGTCACAGGTGGTACCGGCCTCCCCGGCACCGGTCCCCAGCCCGGGTGACGAGGATGACGACGATGACGACGACGGGACCGCCCCGCCCCGGAGCGAGGTCTCCTCCGACCCGCCGGACTTCACGAACGGCACCGCCACGGTCGACGGCGAGACGGCGGACTACCGCTTCGCCACCGTCGAGGTGACCACGCAGAAGGACGTCACCCTGACCGTCCACGCGGGCGCCCCCCTCGCGGCCGAGCAGGAGGCCGTGAACACCGTACGCACCTCCATGCTGGCCGGGCTTCCCGTCATGCTGCTCGTGGTCGCCGGGGTGACCTGGCTGGTCACCCGGCGCGCACTGCGCCCGGTGGAGGGCATCCGGCGGGAGCTGGCCGCGATCACCGCGTCCGAGGACCTCGGCCGCCGGGTGCCCGAGCCGGACTCGCGGGACGAGATCGCGCGGCTGGCCCGCACCACCAACGAGACCCTCACGGTGCTGGAGGGATCGGTCGACCGGCAGCGGCGCTTCGTGGCCGACGCCTCGCACGAGCTGCGCAGCCCGATCGCCTCGCTGCGCACGCAGCTGGAGGTGGGGGCCGCCCACCCGGAGCTGCTGGACGTGCCCGGAGCGGTCGCCGACACCGTACGGCTGCAGGTGCTGGCCGCCGACCTGCTGCTGCTCGCCCGCCTGGACGCGGGGGAGCGTCCGGGGCGTACGGCGGTCGACCTGGGCGCGCTGGTGCGCGAGGAGGTCTCCCAGCGCGCGGCGGACCGCATCCCGCCGGAGGTTTCCGTGACGGACGCCGAGCTGCTCGAAGTCGGCGGTTCACGCGGCCAGTTGGCCCGGGTCGTCGGCAATCTGCTGGACAACGCCGAGCGTCACGCGGAGCGTTCGGTCGCCGTCTCGGTGCGGGCGGACCGGGGCGACGTGCTCGTCGAGGTCACGGACGACGGAGCGGGCGTGCCCGAGGCCGAACGGGCCCGGATCTTCGAGCGTTTCGTACGCCTGGACGACGCCCGCAGCCGTGACGACGGCGGAGCAGGGCTCGGTCTGGCCATCGCCCGTGACGTGGCCTCCCGGCACGGAGGCACGCTCACGGTGGGTACGGCGCCGGGCGGCGGCGCCCGGTTCAGCCTGCGGCTGCCGGGGCGGCCCGGGGCGAGGGCGGCCGGCGACGGCTGA
- a CDS encoding MarR family winged helix-turn-helix transcriptional regulator, with the protein METETATRWLTDAEQCAWRTHLDVSRLLTHQLEKDLQPFGLTMNDYEILVNLSESEEQRMRMSDLAAATLQSKSRLSHQITRMENAGMVRRQHCESDRRGLFAVLTDLGAETMKKVAPHHVESVRRHFMDLLSPEELSALHAALTPIADHLRGRRGKP; encoded by the coding sequence ATGGAGACCGAGACGGCCACTCGCTGGCTGACCGACGCGGAGCAGTGCGCCTGGCGCACCCACCTGGACGTCAGCAGGCTGCTGACGCACCAGCTGGAGAAGGACCTCCAGCCGTTCGGCCTGACCATGAACGACTACGAGATCCTGGTCAACCTCTCGGAGTCGGAAGAGCAGCGGATGCGGATGAGCGACCTCGCCGCCGCCACCCTGCAGTCCAAGAGCAGGCTCTCGCACCAGATCACCCGCATGGAGAACGCCGGCATGGTGCGGCGCCAGCACTGCGAGTCGGACCGGCGCGGACTGTTCGCGGTCCTCACGGACCTCGGCGCGGAGACGATGAAGAAGGTCGCGCCGCACCATGTCGAGTCCGTGCGCAGGCACTTCATGGACCTGCTCTCCCCCGAGGAGCTCTCCGCACTGCACGCGGCCCTGACCCCGATCGCGGACCATCTGCGCGGGCGGCGCGGCAAGCCGTAG
- a CDS encoding AIM24 family protein, producing the protein MSTPVIFDPMTLPSDDNVNAYTFCVELKGSQWFLQKGKMIAYYGRIDFNGIGHGRFERLIRTSFHSPLHASDWVVAEGSGKMLLADRAFDVNSFDLEDGNLTIRSGNLLAYQPTLALKQSIVPGFLTLIGTGKFVAASNGPVVFMEPPLRVDPQALVGWADCPSPCHHYDHGYMTGVMGGLRSLTGIGGTSGEEHQFEFVGAGTVLLQSTEVLMPEQATGAVPHEPGVPGGGPGAGQHGSTPRMPGQLGDLQRRFGL; encoded by the coding sequence GTGAGCACGCCCGTGATCTTCGACCCGATGACGCTGCCGTCGGACGACAACGTCAACGCCTACACCTTCTGCGTGGAGCTCAAGGGGAGCCAGTGGTTCCTGCAGAAGGGCAAGATGATCGCCTACTACGGGCGGATCGACTTCAACGGCATCGGACACGGGCGCTTCGAGCGGCTGATCCGCACGAGCTTCCACTCCCCGCTGCACGCGAGCGACTGGGTGGTGGCCGAGGGCAGCGGCAAGATGCTGCTCGCCGACCGGGCCTTCGACGTGAACTCCTTCGACCTGGAGGACGGCAACCTCACGATCCGGTCCGGGAACCTGCTGGCGTACCAGCCGACACTGGCGCTGAAGCAGTCCATCGTGCCGGGGTTCCTCACCCTGATCGGGACGGGGAAGTTCGTCGCCGCGTCCAACGGCCCGGTGGTCTTCATGGAGCCGCCGCTGCGGGTGGACCCGCAGGCGCTGGTGGGGTGGGCGGACTGCCCCTCGCCCTGCCACCACTACGATCACGGCTACATGACCGGGGTCATGGGCGGGCTCCGCTCGCTCACCGGGATCGGCGGGACCTCGGGCGAGGAGCACCAGTTCGAGTTCGTCGGGGCGGGTACGGTCCTGCTCCAGTCGACCGAGGTGCTCATGCCCGAGCAGGCCACCGGCGCCGTTCCGCACGAACCGGGGGTGCCGGGGGGCGGTCCCGGGGCCGGTCAACACGGCTCCACACCCCGCATGCCCGGTCAGCTGGGGGACCTCCAGCGTCGCTTCGGGCTGTGA
- a CDS encoding AIM24 family protein, which yields MPFREINAKMVEAVVGPGQKMYSQRGAMIAYRGEVSFTPNIQGGQGGLGSMIGRRMANEATPLMTVEGDGTVMFGHGGHHIQVIGLAGDTLYVEADRLLAFDGTLTQGTMFMGSQGGVMGMVRGQVTGQGLFTTTLKGHGAVAVMAHGGVIELPITPGRPVHVDPQAYVAHHGDVTNKLSTALGWRDMVGRGSGEAFQLELSGNGAVYVQASEEKL from the coding sequence ATGCCGTTCCGTGAGATCAACGCGAAGATGGTCGAGGCCGTGGTGGGGCCCGGCCAGAAGATGTACAGCCAGCGGGGCGCGATGATCGCGTACCGGGGCGAGGTCTCCTTCACCCCGAACATCCAGGGCGGGCAGGGCGGCCTGGGGTCGATGATCGGCCGGCGCATGGCCAACGAGGCGACCCCGCTGATGACGGTCGAGGGCGACGGCACGGTGATGTTCGGCCACGGCGGCCACCACATCCAGGTGATCGGCCTGGCGGGCGACACCCTCTACGTGGAGGCCGACCGGCTGCTCGCGTTCGACGGGACGCTCACCCAGGGCACGATGTTCATGGGCTCGCAGGGCGGGGTGATGGGCATGGTGCGCGGCCAGGTGACCGGGCAGGGGCTGTTCACGACGACGCTCAAGGGCCACGGCGCCGTCGCGGTGATGGCGCACGGCGGGGTGATCGAGCTGCCGATCACCCCGGGGAGGCCCGTGCACGTGGACCCGCAGGCCTACGTCGCCCACCACGGGGACGTGACCAACAAGCTGTCCACCGCGCTCGGCTGGCGCGACATGGTGGGGCGCGGTTCCGGTGAGGCGTTCCAGCTGGAGCTCAGCGGCAACGGAGCGGTGTACGTCCAGGCGTCGGAGGAGAAGCTGTGA
- a CDS encoding AIM24 family protein, translating to MFRLQGSKTLAVDLTGDAVKAKNGSMVAYDGRMAFKKMSGGGEGLRGMVTRRLTGEQMVMMEVTGQGTCYFADRASEINLVSLHGETLYVEASNLLATDAALRTGTSFTGLRGGASGNGLFTTTVEGTGQAAIMSDGSAVVLRVTPQYPLNVDPGAYIAHQGRLQQHFQSGVNFRTLMGEGSGESFQIRFEGDGLVYVQPSERNTVGGDV from the coding sequence ATGTTCCGACTCCAAGGCAGCAAGACGCTCGCCGTCGATCTGACGGGCGATGCCGTCAAGGCGAAGAACGGCTCGATGGTCGCGTACGACGGCCGGATGGCGTTCAAGAAGATGTCCGGGGGCGGTGAGGGCCTCCGCGGCATGGTGACCCGCCGGCTGACCGGCGAACAGATGGTGATGATGGAGGTGACGGGGCAGGGCACCTGCTATTTCGCCGACCGTGCGAGCGAGATCAACCTCGTCTCGCTGCACGGCGAGACGCTGTACGTCGAGGCCAGCAATCTGCTGGCCACCGACGCCGCGCTGCGCACCGGGACCTCCTTCACGGGGCTGCGGGGCGGGGCGAGCGGCAACGGTCTGTTCACCACGACCGTCGAGGGCACCGGCCAGGCGGCGATCATGTCGGACGGCTCGGCCGTGGTGCTGCGGGTGACGCCCCAGTACCCGCTGAACGTCGACCCGGGGGCGTACATCGCCCATCAGGGCAGGCTCCAGCAGCACTTCCAGTCCGGGGTGAACTTCCGGACGCTCATGGGTGAGGGGTCCGGCGAGTCCTTCCAGATCCGCTTCGAGGGCGACGGACTCGTCTATGTCCAGCCCAGCGAGCGGAACACCGTCGGGGGCGATGTCTGA
- a CDS encoding DUF3817 domain-containing protein: MDIKTASALHRLRLISLPEALSFPALLIFGSLLMRVSDIDFLMPPLGALHGLLFTIYVIFLVDVWVKAKWPLKRVALFFLLAVVPFGGLYGEKLLKKYEADGVIAARARAEGTVSA; encoded by the coding sequence GTGGACATCAAGACCGCTTCCGCCCTGCACCGGCTGCGCCTCATCTCGCTTCCCGAGGCGCTGTCCTTCCCGGCGCTGCTCATCTTCGGCTCGCTGCTCATGCGGGTCTCGGACATCGACTTCCTGATGCCGCCCCTCGGCGCGCTGCACGGCCTGCTCTTCACGATCTACGTGATCTTCCTCGTGGACGTGTGGGTCAAGGCCAAGTGGCCGCTCAAGCGCGTCGCGCTGTTCTTCCTCCTGGCGGTCGTCCCCTTCGGCGGCCTCTACGGCGAGAAGCTGCTCAAGAAGTACGAGGCCGACGGCGTCATCGCCGCCCGTGCCCGCGCCGAGGGGACGGTCAGCGCGTGA
- a CDS encoding MTH1187 family thiamine-binding protein, whose protein sequence is MIVAFSVSPLGVGEDVGEYVADAVRVVRESGLPNRTDAMFTSIEGEWDEVMDVVKRAVAAVEARAGRVSLVLKADIRPGVTDGLTSKVETVERHLAG, encoded by the coding sequence GTGATCGTCGCCTTCTCCGTCAGTCCGCTGGGTGTGGGCGAGGACGTCGGTGAGTACGTCGCCGACGCCGTGCGCGTCGTCCGCGAATCGGGCCTGCCCAACCGTACGGACGCGATGTTCACCTCGATCGAGGGTGAGTGGGACGAGGTCATGGACGTCGTCAAGCGGGCCGTCGCCGCCGTCGAGGCGCGTGCGGGCCGTGTCTCGTTGGTGCTCAAGGCCGACATCCGGCCCGGCGTCACCGACGGCCTGACCTCCAAGGTGGAGACGGTGGAACGGCACCTGGCGGGCTGA
- a CDS encoding glycosyl transferase, whose amino-acid sequence MTGRPPGHRAFPGAGAHRAGAVLLMALAPALTGLLLVHLLWPTHWATRGEGRRWLVLADSVTLVSVGLIELFLLVNAVAVAYAVSVARDPAPMAPEPGLGVAFLVTYTPGREPLSAVRATLAGAVRMRHPGPLDVWLLDEGDDPEARMLCAELGVHHFTRLGVPEWNQGAGPHRAGAKHGNLNAWLAKHGDGYEVLASVDTGHVPRPGFLERTTGYFHDPGTAFVVGPPADRSDAEAATGATRFDTLVQRAANRHGTPLLAGAGTVVRVAALRQAGGFHDSAAAGPATGLGIHRLRDPLTGRHWSSVRTAEVQVAGEGAASRPDRSRWTAGVLLRPYGRALLRVGPGRLLGYTLTLLRRPVAAVTCLLAPLSLLLACTHAASGVRAVLPLVTAVVPCVVLLVTVVRERGSRGSRPVEDRSRPVRPAQEAEPTLATTPAGGH is encoded by the coding sequence GTGACGGGACGCCCCCCGGGGCACCGCGCCTTCCCGGGCGCGGGGGCGCACCGGGCAGGGGCGGTGCTCCTGATGGCGCTCGCCCCCGCGCTCACCGGACTGCTGCTGGTCCACCTCCTGTGGCCCACGCACTGGGCCACGCGCGGGGAAGGCCGGAGATGGCTGGTGCTCGCCGACTCCGTGACCTTGGTGTCCGTCGGTCTGATCGAGCTGTTCCTGCTGGTCAACGCGGTCGCCGTCGCCTACGCCGTGTCGGTCGCGAGGGACCCGGCCCCGATGGCGCCCGAGCCGGGCCTCGGGGTCGCCTTCCTCGTCACGTACACGCCGGGCAGGGAACCGCTCTCCGCGGTGCGGGCGACCCTGGCGGGTGCCGTACGGATGCGCCACCCCGGCCCGCTGGACGTGTGGCTCCTCGACGAGGGTGACGACCCCGAGGCCAGGATGCTCTGCGCCGAACTGGGAGTGCACCACTTCACCCGCCTCGGGGTGCCCGAGTGGAACCAGGGGGCGGGCCCGCACCGGGCCGGCGCGAAGCACGGCAACCTCAACGCCTGGCTCGCCAAGCACGGGGACGGTTACGAGGTCCTGGCCTCCGTGGACACCGGCCACGTCCCGCGGCCGGGCTTCCTGGAGCGGACGACGGGGTACTTCCACGACCCGGGCACCGCCTTCGTCGTAGGCCCGCCGGCCGACCGGAGTGACGCGGAGGCCGCCACCGGGGCCACCCGCTTCGACACGCTGGTCCAGCGCGCGGCCAACCGGCACGGCACACCCCTGCTGGCCGGAGCCGGGACCGTCGTGCGCGTCGCGGCGCTGCGCCAGGCCGGAGGCTTCCACGACTCGGCCGCGGCCGGGCCGGCCACCGGTCTCGGGATCCACCGCCTGCGCGACCCGCTGACCGGACGGCACTGGAGTTCCGTGCGGACCGCGGAGGTCCAGGTGGCCGGGGAGGGTGCGGCTTCCCGGCCGGACCGCTCCCGGTGGACGGCCGGGGTGCTTCTGCGGCCGTACGGGAGGGCGCTGCTCCGCGTGGGGCCCGGGCGGCTGCTCGGCTACACCCTGACGCTGCTCCGCCGCCCCGTGGCCGCCGTCACGTGCCTGCTCGCCCCGCTGAGTCTCCTGCTCGCCTGCACGCACGCGGCCTCGGGCGTCCGGGCCGTACTTCCCCTGGTGACCGCCGTCGTGCCGTGCGTGGTGCTGCTCGTCACGGTCGTGCGCGAGCGGGGGAGCCGGGGGAGCCGCCCCGTCGAGGACCGGTCGCGCCCGGTGCGCCCCGCGCAGGAGGCGGAGCCCACCCTGGCCACCACCCCGGCCGGAGGCCACTGA